The Oncorhynchus masou masou isolate Uvic2021 chromosome 31, UVic_Omas_1.1, whole genome shotgun sequence genome includes a region encoding these proteins:
- the sft2d2a gene encoding SFT2 domain containing 2a, with the protein MDKLKSVLSGTDGPNENGNILQAANEASTLGWGTRVKGFIICFVIGVTCSILGVCMLFIPKVGILLFIIFYTFGNICSLCSTMFLMGPVKQLKRMCDKTRALATTIMLTCLVLTLCAAFWWVNFGLALLFCILQVLAFAWYGLSYIPFIRDAILKIITMCVK; encoded by the exons ATGgacaaacttaaatcagttttgagCGGAACGGATGGACCTAATGAAAACGGCAACATCTTGCAG GCAGCGAATGAAGCATCTACTTTGGGTTGGGGTACACGAGTGAAGGGATTTATTATCTGTTTTGTGATTGGGGTCACCTGCTCAATCTTG GGAGTCTGTATGCTCTTCATCCCCAAAGTAGgaatcctcctcttcatcatcttTTATACCTTTGGAAACATCTGTTCACTCTGCAG CACCATGTTCCTGATGGGACCAGTCAAACAGCTGAAGAGGATGTGTGACAAGACCAGAGCTCTGGCCACTACTATCATGTTG ACATGTCTTGTGTTGACTCTCTGTGCAGCCTTCTGG TGGGTGAACTTTGGTCTCGCTTTGTTGTTTTGCATTTTGCAAGTCCTAGCATTTGCCTG GTATGGCTTGTCATATATCCCTTTTATCAG AGATGCCATCCTGAAGATTATTACGATGTGTGTAAAGTGA